In Alkalihalobacillus sp. TS-13, the following are encoded in one genomic region:
- a CDS encoding ABC transporter permease produces the protein MIEQRNEDVFRPIDRSRFKPDEIVRPSISQWKDTVLKILKNKLAVLGLVLLVFISFFAIFGPQMTPYNYSDQSLTGRNLAPGGDHWFGTDSLGRDMWTRTWYGARISLTIGVAAALIDLILGLLVGGISGYMAGRGKFGDRVDSTLMRIVEILYGIPYLLVVILLLVVMKPGLWTIIIALSITGWVGMARIVRGQILQLKEQEYVAAAQKLGTPHRKIIWRHLFPNMIGIIIVNLTFTIPQAIFAESFLSFIGLGVQAPIASWGTMANDALGVILTGQWWRLFFPGFLISLTMFAFNVFGDGLQDALDPQSRD, from the coding sequence ATGATAGAACAGAGAAATGAAGATGTTTTCCGCCCCATTGATCGGAGCAGGTTCAAACCTGATGAAATCGTCCGTCCTAGTATAAGCCAGTGGAAGGATACCGTCCTTAAGATTCTGAAAAACAAGCTTGCTGTCTTAGGTTTGGTTTTACTCGTTTTTATCTCCTTCTTTGCAATATTCGGACCGCAAATGACTCCTTACAATTACTCGGATCAGAGCTTGACGGGAAGAAACCTTGCCCCTGGAGGCGATCACTGGTTCGGGACGGATTCACTCGGAAGGGATATGTGGACAAGGACATGGTATGGAGCACGGATCTCGTTGACGATCGGAGTCGCGGCTGCGCTTATCGATTTGATCTTAGGCCTTCTTGTCGGTGGAATATCCGGTTACATGGCTGGCAGAGGGAAATTCGGTGATCGTGTTGACAGCACCTTGATGAGGATCGTTGAAATTTTATATGGGATTCCATATCTCCTTGTGGTCATATTGCTGCTCGTTGTCATGAAACCAGGATTATGGACGATCATCATAGCGCTCTCAATCACAGGCTGGGTAGGAATGGCCAGGATCGTGAGGGGGCAGATTCTCCAGTTGAAGGAACAGGAATATGTAGCAGCGGCTCAAAAGCTTGGTACTCCGCATCGAAAAATCATCTGGCGTCATCTCTTTCCGAATATGATCGGGATCATCATCGTTAATTTGACGTTTACGATTCCACAGGCGATATTCGCTGAATCTTTTCTCAGCTTCATCGGTTTAGGTGTACAGGCTCCGATTGCAAGCTGGGGGACCATGGCAAATGATGCACTCGGTGTTATTTTGACAGGACAATGGTGGAGGTTGTTCTTCCCCGGTTTCTTGATCTCACTTACGATGTTTGCATTCAATGTATTTGGTGACGGATTACAAGATGCCCTTGATCCGCAATCACGGGACTAA
- the cspD gene encoding cold-shock protein CspD, protein MQGKVKWFNAEKGFGFIEVEGQDDVFVHYSAINSDGFKTLEEGQDVEFEVVEGNRGPQASNVTKL, encoded by the coding sequence ATGCAAGGAAAAGTTAAATGGTTCAACGCAGAGAAGGGCTTCGGATTCATCGAAGTTGAAGGTCAAGACGACGTATTTGTACACTACTCTGCAATCAATTCTGACGGCTTCAAGACTCTTGAAGAAGGTCAGGACGTTGAGTTTGAAGTAGTTGAAGGTAACCGTGGACCTCAAGCTTCAAACGTAACAAAGCTTTAA
- a CDS encoding ABC transporter ATP-binding protein, with the protein MTGEQLLEVRNVKKHFNVGRNQSLKAVDDISFSINKGETLGLVGESGSGKSTLGRTVVGLHKATDGSIIFKGKDTSRLKGKEARKFNRDMQMIFQDPHASLNPRMRIIDIIAEGIDAHGLLKGKQRKERVFELLEKVGLSQDHAKRYPHEFSGGQRQRIGIARALAVEPDFIVADEPISALDVSIQAQIVNLMEDLKEEEGLTYLFIAHDLGMVKHISDRIGVMYLGNMMELADSDALFDEPLHPYTQALLSAIPLPSPTAERRERIVLEGDPPSPITPPSGCRFRTRCSHAMDICGEITPEWKEEKENHWVACHLYNT; encoded by the coding sequence ATGACAGGAGAACAACTTTTAGAAGTGAGAAACGTCAAGAAACACTTTAATGTGGGAAGGAATCAATCCTTGAAAGCTGTCGATGATATTTCTTTTTCAATCAACAAAGGTGAAACACTGGGTCTTGTTGGTGAGAGTGGCAGTGGTAAATCGACACTTGGAAGGACTGTCGTCGGTCTTCATAAAGCGACTGACGGGAGCATCATTTTCAAAGGGAAAGACACAAGCCGGTTGAAAGGGAAAGAAGCGAGGAAATTCAACAGGGATATGCAAATGATCTTTCAAGATCCCCATGCCTCATTGAATCCGAGAATGCGGATCATTGATATTATCGCTGAAGGCATTGATGCACACGGACTTTTAAAAGGAAAGCAGCGAAAAGAGCGAGTGTTTGAACTTCTTGAAAAAGTGGGGTTGAGTCAGGATCATGCGAAACGTTATCCTCACGAATTCAGTGGTGGCCAACGCCAGAGAATCGGGATTGCAAGAGCACTTGCTGTTGAACCGGATTTCATCGTTGCAGATGAGCCGATATCTGCTTTGGACGTTTCAATACAGGCACAAATCGTCAATTTGATGGAGGATTTGAAAGAAGAGGAAGGACTCACGTATCTATTTATCGCTCATGACCTGGGTATGGTGAAACATATCAGTGACAGGATCGGTGTGATGTATCTCGGTAATATGATGGAGCTTGCTGATAGTGATGCACTATTCGATGAACCGCTTCATCCGTATACTCAAGCACTGTTGTCGGCGATTCCGTTACCAAGTCCGACTGCCGAACGGAGAGAACGGATCGTCTTAGAAGGGGATCCGCCAAGTCCGATCACCCCTCCGTCAGGATGCAGGTTCCGTACACGGTGTTCGCATGCAATGGATATTTGTGGCGAAATAACGCCTGAATGGAAGGAAGAAAAAGAAAATCACTGGGTTGCTTGCCATTTATATAATACTTAA
- the pcp gene encoding pyroglutamyl-peptidase I, protein MKKLLLTGFEPFLDHGINPTELIVKNLAGKTIRGYEVVGRVLPVEFDRSAEVLLGYVREHEPDAVVCLGLAAGRDKITPERVAININDGVRDNNGRIPVDELIVEDGPAAYFSTLPIRKMVNALRENGLPAEISNTAGTYLCNNVMYSLLHHYEKRSETIPAGFIHVPASFELSVENGRLPGWPVETIQRALEIAIGEIE, encoded by the coding sequence ATGAAGAAATTGTTACTTACCGGTTTTGAGCCTTTTTTGGATCATGGTATCAATCCGACTGAATTGATTGTGAAGAATCTTGCTGGGAAGACGATTAGAGGCTATGAGGTCGTGGGACGCGTCCTTCCTGTTGAATTTGATCGCTCCGCAGAAGTGTTGTTGGGTTATGTAAGGGAGCACGAGCCTGATGCGGTCGTTTGTCTCGGGCTGGCAGCAGGGAGAGACAAGATCACGCCGGAACGTGTCGCGATCAATATTAATGACGGGGTCCGCGATAACAATGGACGTATCCCGGTCGATGAACTGATTGTCGAGGACGGGCCAGCTGCCTATTTTTCAACCTTACCGATTCGGAAAATGGTCAATGCTTTGCGGGAAAACGGGCTCCCAGCCGAAATCTCCAATACAGCAGGTACTTATCTGTGCAACAATGTCATGTACTCATTACTGCATCACTATGAGAAGAGAAGTGAAACCATTCCGGCTGGTTTTATCCATGTGCCCGCATCCTTCGAGCTTTCAGTTGAAAATGGAAGGTTGCCAGGTTGGCCAGTCGAGACGATTCAGAGGGCTCTGGAAATTGCGATCGGGGAAATAGAATGA
- a CDS encoding ABC transporter permease, with translation MYIIKRIFTMLVTIWVITTITFIIMHSIPGDPFASDADVLPADVLENMRAKFNLDEPLPVQYLLYLKNLAMFDLGPSIQSETRDVNTLIADGFPASALLGIQSLVIALIFGLILGIIAALNHNGIIDYLTMTFAIIGISIPSFILAPLLIKYFAVDWGLLPVASWGTWFHTILPSLALATAPLAIIARFMRSSMLEVMNQNYIKTADAKGLSTIGIVIKHGVRNALIPVISFIGPLAAFLLTGTFVIEKIFAIPGIGKYFVDSIFNRDFPVILGTTIFFSTILIITLFLVDISYRIVDPRIKLTSKGD, from the coding sequence TTGTATATTATCAAACGGATTTTCACCATGCTCGTCACCATCTGGGTTATCACGACGATCACATTCATTATTATGCATTCGATCCCAGGTGATCCTTTCGCTTCTGATGCAGATGTACTACCTGCAGATGTTTTAGAGAACATGAGGGCTAAGTTCAATCTGGACGAGCCCTTGCCTGTACAGTATCTCTTATATTTGAAAAATTTAGCGATGTTTGATCTGGGGCCGTCTATCCAATCCGAAACAAGAGATGTCAATACATTGATTGCTGATGGTTTTCCTGCTTCTGCTTTACTAGGGATCCAATCGCTTGTGATTGCACTTATTTTTGGATTGATCTTAGGGATCATCGCAGCGTTGAATCACAACGGAATCATTGATTATTTGACGATGACATTTGCGATTATCGGCATCTCGATTCCTAGTTTCATCCTTGCTCCTCTCTTAATCAAATATTTCGCTGTCGATTGGGGTTTGTTACCGGTAGCTTCATGGGGGACTTGGTTCCATACGATTTTGCCTTCGCTTGCACTAGCTACCGCCCCTTTAGCGATCATTGCAAGATTCATGCGTTCCAGCATGCTTGAGGTCATGAATCAGAACTATATCAAAACTGCTGACGCCAAAGGGTTGAGTACCATTGGTATCGTCATCAAGCACGGTGTCCGTAATGCTTTGATTCCGGTCATTTCATTTATCGGACCGCTTGCCGCTTTTTTATTGACGGGTACCTTTGTCATCGAAAAGATCTTTGCGATTCCTGGAATCGGCAAATATTTTGTAGATAGTATATTCAATCGCGATTTTCCGGTAATTCTAGGGACTACGATTTTTTTCAGTACGATCCTGATTATTACTTTATTTCTAGTTGATATCTCTTACCGTATTGTCGACCCGAGAATCAAGTTAACGAGCAAGGGGGATTGA
- a CDS encoding DUF3899 domain-containing protein: MISYILSIITSITALTVGTFFLGADKLMIVDFAFFWGLICMTVGACFYVLQTGFLDLFFEGFKKLSAVAVPKSRSFIETDKQLKKDPSLMAWKQSVFLKGKSLFLGIGSGMMLFSFTSLLFI, encoded by the coding sequence ATGATCAGCTATATACTTTCCATTATTACATCTATAACAGCTCTGACCGTCGGGACGTTCTTCCTGGGGGCAGACAAGTTGATGATTGTCGATTTTGCTTTTTTCTGGGGGCTTATATGTATGACTGTCGGAGCTTGTTTTTATGTATTACAGACAGGATTTCTCGATTTGTTTTTTGAAGGATTTAAGAAGTTGAGTGCCGTGGCTGTGCCGAAATCACGTTCTTTCATTGAAACTGATAAACAATTGAAAAAAGATCCTTCACTTATGGCTTGGAAGCAGTCTGTATTTTTGAAAGGGAAAAGCTTATTTTTAGGGATCGGTTCAGGGATGATGCTTTTTTCATTCACATCACTGCTTTTTATTTAA
- a CDS encoding peptide ABC transporter substrate-binding protein, with protein sequence MKKSVLFSLLMVLVVVPFLTACNGNSGSGGEIEQEITVNAKSEPPSLDPALATDTTSGWVLDHLFEGLYTKSKEGEPVAALAEDVKVSEDKKVYTFTIRDAKWSNGDPVTAGDFEYAWKRVLNPDTGSSFAFYLYYLKGAEAYNKGEGSAEDVGVTAVDEKTLKVELKSPTGFFEKLLTFWPYYPVNQKVVEENENWASAADGYVSNGAYTLKSWKHDSELVAEKNDEYWNKKSISMEKITWAMVNDATTYYQMYKSGELDLIDTLPTDVIAQEKDSEDFKIKPYFGTYMYMFNVEKEPFTNPKVRRAFALAIDRQAITENISQAGEQPAYAFVPYGVEGPNGDFRKQKEKYFEENVEKAKQLLEEAKQEEGWDELPQVEMVYNTSENHKKIAEGIQEMLKQNLGVEVSLNNQEWKTYLDTTKQGNFQMARMGWIGIYVDPTPILDYYLGDSPNNRTNWVNEKYDELIEKSKGIQDEAERMEVLHQAESVLMEDLPFMPVYFYSQNFLTSEKYEGVVYPVNRMPDLRWAEKVSN encoded by the coding sequence ATGAAAAAAAGCGTATTGTTTAGTTTATTGATGGTTTTGGTTGTTGTACCATTCCTTACAGCGTGTAACGGAAACAGCGGTTCGGGAGGAGAAATTGAACAAGAGATAACAGTGAACGCAAAGAGTGAACCGCCTTCATTGGATCCGGCTTTGGCCACAGATACTACTTCAGGATGGGTACTTGATCATTTGTTTGAAGGGCTTTATACGAAAAGTAAGGAAGGGGAACCAGTTGCTGCACTTGCAGAGGATGTAAAAGTTTCAGAAGATAAAAAGGTGTATACGTTCACGATCCGGGACGCCAAGTGGTCGAACGGGGATCCTGTCACTGCGGGAGATTTTGAGTATGCCTGGAAACGGGTTCTTAATCCTGATACAGGAAGCTCATTCGCTTTCTACCTTTATTACTTGAAAGGGGCAGAAGCCTATAACAAAGGGGAAGGTTCTGCTGAAGATGTCGGAGTGACTGCCGTTGATGAAAAGACGTTGAAGGTCGAACTGAAATCTCCAACGGGATTCTTTGAAAAATTATTGACCTTCTGGCCATATTATCCGGTCAATCAAAAGGTCGTGGAAGAGAATGAAAACTGGGCATCCGCTGCTGATGGATATGTCAGCAATGGGGCTTACACATTGAAAAGCTGGAAACATGACAGTGAACTTGTGGCGGAAAAGAACGATGAATATTGGAATAAAAAGTCGATTTCCATGGAAAAAATCACATGGGCAATGGTTAACGATGCAACCACCTATTATCAAATGTACAAATCGGGTGAACTTGACCTGATCGATACCTTGCCGACGGATGTCATTGCGCAAGAAAAAGATAGTGAAGACTTTAAAATCAAGCCTTACTTCGGAACATACATGTATATGTTCAATGTAGAAAAAGAACCATTTACCAATCCGAAAGTAAGGAGAGCATTCGCGTTGGCAATCGATCGTCAGGCGATCACAGAGAACATATCCCAAGCTGGCGAACAACCTGCCTATGCATTCGTACCGTACGGGGTTGAAGGTCCGAATGGTGATTTCCGTAAACAAAAAGAAAAATATTTTGAAGAAAATGTTGAAAAAGCAAAACAGTTGCTTGAAGAGGCAAAACAAGAGGAAGGATGGGACGAGCTTCCTCAGGTTGAAATGGTGTATAACACGTCCGAGAACCATAAGAAAATCGCTGAAGGTATTCAAGAGATGTTGAAACAGAACCTAGGTGTCGAAGTGTCTCTTAATAACCAGGAGTGGAAAACATACCTCGATACGACGAAGCAAGGGAACTTCCAAATGGCACGGATGGGCTGGATCGGTATCTATGTGGATCCTACCCCGATTCTTGATTACTATCTAGGTGATAGTCCCAATAACCGGACAAATTGGGTAAATGAGAAATATGATGAATTGATTGAAAAATCGAAAGGGATCCAGGATGAGGCTGAACGGATGGAAGTCCTTCATCAGGCAGAAAGTGTGTTAATGGAAGATCTCCCGTTCATGCCTGTATACTTCTACTCTCAAAACTTCTTGACTTCAGAGAAATATGAAGGTGTCGTATATCCTGTAAACCGTATGCCTGATCTGCGCTGGGCCGAAAAAGTATCGAATTAA
- a CDS encoding ABC transporter ATP-binding protein, with product MERLLEVQDLQVSFKTYGGEVKAVRGVDFHINQGEVLAVVGESGCGKSVTAQSVMGLLPKNVSRIRNGSIKFESNEILGLSKKQMQKIKGTKIGLISQDPMTSLNPTMKIGNQIAETIKKHTDLEKNQVKDRVIELLGLVGIPNPEKRYSQYPHELSGGMRQRVLIAMAISCDPQLIIADEPTTALDVTIQAQILDLLKDLQKRLQTSILIITHDLGVVAEVAQRVAVMYAGMVVESGTVEEIFENPKHPYTWGLLNSIPKYDQGQKERLIPIEGTPPDLFAPPKGCPFAARCAYAMEICVQEMPEPTKASESHYARCWLNDPRAPSVEELVSAGRNDQ from the coding sequence ATGGAACGTTTACTAGAGGTCCAGGATTTACAGGTCTCTTTTAAAACTTACGGAGGTGAAGTGAAGGCCGTCCGTGGTGTTGATTTTCATATCAATCAAGGGGAAGTGCTTGCGGTTGTCGGGGAGAGTGGCTGCGGGAAAAGCGTTACGGCACAGTCGGTCATGGGACTTTTACCCAAAAACGTGAGCCGGATCCGAAATGGCAGCATCAAGTTTGAAAGTAATGAAATTCTAGGTTTGTCGAAAAAACAAATGCAAAAGATCAAAGGGACTAAAATTGGATTGATCTCACAGGATCCAATGACCTCACTTAATCCAACAATGAAAATCGGCAACCAAATCGCGGAAACGATCAAGAAACATACGGATTTAGAAAAAAACCAGGTGAAGGACCGTGTCATTGAATTGCTGGGTCTTGTCGGTATACCCAACCCTGAAAAGCGATACAGCCAATATCCTCACGAGTTGAGCGGTGGGATGAGGCAGCGGGTATTGATTGCGATGGCGATTTCTTGTGATCCTCAGTTGATCATTGCTGATGAACCGACTACGGCATTGGATGTAACCATTCAGGCTCAAATATTGGATCTATTGAAAGATCTGCAAAAACGTCTTCAAACATCCATCTTGATCATCACTCACGATCTTGGCGTGGTAGCAGAGGTTGCGCAGCGGGTGGCAGTCATGTATGCGGGGATGGTTGTCGAGAGCGGGACTGTGGAAGAAATTTTTGAAAATCCGAAACATCCTTATACATGGGGACTTCTAAATTCCATTCCAAAATACGATCAAGGACAAAAAGAACGACTTATTCCAATAGAAGGAACTCCGCCAGATCTGTTCGCTCCCCCGAAGGGTTGTCCTTTTGCTGCTCGGTGTGCCTACGCGATGGAAATTTGTGTCCAGGAAATGCCAGAGCCGACAAAAGCTTCTGAATCCCATTATGCGAGATGTTGGCTGAATGACCCGAGGGCTCCGTCAGTGGAAGAGTTGGTATCAGCTGGGAGGAATGATCAATGA
- the raiA gene encoding ribosome-associated translation inhibitor RaiA — MNFNIRGDNIEVTPALRNYSEKKVSKLERYFDGTPNSDVYINLKVFNNEQLVEVTIPMPGLLLRAEESHDDMYAAIDLVVEKLERQIRKHKTKVNRKFRQGGAIKFAFANGNGNAAPATTTLLEEEEDEDEFPVVRNKRFDLKPMDTQEAILQMDMLGHNFFVFSHAESGETNVVYKRKDGKYGLIAPDIE, encoded by the coding sequence ATGAACTTTAATATTCGTGGAGATAATATTGAGGTAACACCAGCATTGAGGAACTACTCGGAAAAGAAAGTTAGTAAGCTCGAGCGTTATTTTGATGGAACTCCAAACTCAGATGTTTACATCAACCTGAAGGTGTTCAATAACGAGCAGCTAGTGGAAGTGACGATTCCAATGCCAGGTTTGCTATTACGGGCTGAAGAATCGCATGATGACATGTATGCTGCCATTGATTTAGTAGTTGAAAAATTGGAAAGACAGATCCGTAAGCATAAAACAAAAGTTAACCGTAAATTCCGTCAAGGCGGTGCGATCAAATTCGCTTTCGCCAATGGAAATGGAAATGCAGCTCCTGCAACAACCACACTTCTTGAGGAAGAAGAGGATGAGGATGAATTCCCGGTTGTCCGTAACAAACGTTTCGATCTGAAACCGATGGATACCCAGGAAGCAATCCTTCAAATGGATATGCTAGGCCACAATTTCTTCGTATTCTCACACGCAGAAAGCGGAGAAACCAACGTAGTCTACAAACGTAAAGATGGCAAATACGGGCTGATCGCCCCAGATATCGAATAA